CAAATCCTCAGCTCTCTGACTTGGGTCAGTATTTGTGTGACATGAGCAGCTGAATGCACTGTGTGTCTGCAGGCCCCTTTCAGACTGCCATTCCAGTATCCATGGAGTTTTGAATGggtaacagagaaaaaaatctgggaGAAAGTGGCCAACGTTTCTAAAGAAaccattttccttttccccctcacttCCTAGAATCCAGTACAGAAATTCTGAAGGAATATACATTAATATATACATTCTGAAGGAATATACATTAATATATACATTCTGAAGGAAACACATTAATGTTTCTTATGTCAAACTGGCACAAAAAATATCACTAaattaagaaacaaaacaaaggtCAAGATGAGACAGCAAAAGTGAAGGTATCAGAGATAGTTACAGCAACAAGAGGGGCTCTAATGCAGCATTTCTAGGACTATATTAGTAATAAAGTGAATTTTGCTCTGCCAGCTTTCTGtatgggctggcagggaggagaagccccagaTAATGCAAATTTGATTTTACCCTAATGATCtgaattaatatatttatattaaatgcAAGAAAAAGGCCAGCATCACCAGCAGTGGTCCAGCTTCTTTGTGAACATCCTGTTCCCCACACACACTAATGCACCAGCATGGTTAAATAATGGCTTTAATCCATCTCTTGGGGAAGCAATAGAAAGccaaacagttaaaaaaaattgctgcatttttaaGCATTCAAACTCTTCCTCAATCTCACTAAGTTTTACCATTGTCTTGGTTTAAGAAAGACAAATTGAATAGCAGGTGAAGAATCAGTGTTATGTACTTAAGCACATATTAGTTCATACCTGAACTGACAGTGACACTCATTGTTTAATGATAAAAATCACATCTGGTACCACTGAAGGAAAGAATTTTAGCTGTGCTCAAAACTAATTCTTGTTTATTGGCGGTGTAATAAATACCTGAATCTCTGGGCAAAATCAAATCCAAGCTGTTCCTGAAATCCACTGAAATGGCTTTTTTACTGTTCTGTCATCTAATTGCAGCAGAGATGCTGTTTCTTTTCAGCATTTAGCAGACAGGAGAATCAAGTTACGCATCTTAAAGTTCTCCTTTACTGCATTAAGGAGATGTCAGCACTGAAGTTTACTTTTACAGCTTCTTTATTTGCCAGTGAGAACATCTTGGGCAACCTCTGTGGGGATGAAACTTCCAAACTTGGCTCTTTTATCCCCACAGAGAGAAACAGCACCCAGCTACAGGGCCTGACTGCTCAGGCAGCAGAGACCTCAGTTTGGACATATTCACATTTGAATCTGGAGTAGTCTTCACATTAAAAATGACAAGACACATTTGTTCATGCTTTAATTAAGTGACTTACAGGTCACTTAATTCTGAAAATAGTCTCCCTGCTTAGGCATTAAATACAGAGTACTATCTATCCATTACTCATGCAAATGTTACAGAATTCTTAAAAAACACCTTTTCAGAAGGTCACCTTGAAATTCAACTTCCAAATTAGCACTTTTTTTGTGTGGGCAGGGGTGTTATTTTCCAGGTTTACACTTTTGCACCAAGTAGTTTACAGTAGTTgatcatcaaaataaaaagcagatgCATTAGTGACACTAAACATACACCTGACACTTCAGAACCCTTCAGTGACTGCAACCAGATTTCAGATTTCGATTCCAACATTGTTCTTGCCCACCTTTATCTTAATAAAAATGGTATAAATGTAACTGGCTGGCTGTTCAGcgtgatggggaaaaaaactgaGTGAACTACAATAGCTGGCAGCCAATCAAATAGCCAACACAGGCTTTCTTTTTATCAAAGATCCCCATCTGTTCTCAGTTTACTGTTTGAATTAGAAATATAATTCTTCGACTATGGCTTCAGCATCTTAATGAAAGGCAAGATATGTAACATTCAGGTGTTATCTATCTAGAGCACCATTCAGCCTTGATAATGCCATTAGATTATCTTACTTCTCACAAGGACTAAAGGATCCTTGGCAATATTAGCCAACAGCAGATTTGCtcccttttattttctgcaaGTTCACCCAGGCTTTTGGCAGAGCCCACAAAAAGAACAAAGGGGTCCTGCAAGTACTCCTTGTTCAAGGCTGATGTCCTACTGCCACCAGTGCTGCTACCACCAACTCAGTCTATGAAGTTTGGATACTCAAGCATCTCCTCAGGAAGGTTACTGCTGTAGCTCCTACCTTCTTTTGGCAAAATGGCAACTGCAGGGGAGTGGTCGATGACTGCATAGAGCTCTCTGCTCACGTACTGATCAAGCTCAATGAGCCTTTCTGAGGATGACTGTGACATTCCGTGATCACTCGTGACTATGACATTGATCACATCCCACAGCTTTGCTTTCTTCAGTTCAGAAATGAGATATCCCAGCTTTCTGTCAATGTCACGGATTACTGCTCCCATAAATGGGCTGTCTGGGCCCAGAAAGTGTCCAGACTCATCAGGCTGTTCCCAGTACAGGAGACCAAAGTTGATGGGATCTTCTGATGTAAACCACTTGATGAGCTTTGCTACCCTGTCTTCAAAGGGAACAGATTCATTGTAGGGCATGTAATGTGTAGGCAAGACTCCATGTATCTTCACATCTGTTCCAGGCCACATAGCAGCACCAGATTTATGTCCTTCCCTCTGGTTTGTCACCCATATTGGACTGGCCTCTTCCCAGAACTTGGAGTTGTGGGTGTTCATTTTGTTCAGGGAGAAGGTTTCGTTCAGGACAGGGTCATACATCTCGTTGGCCACGATGCCATGGCTCTCAGCATAGAGCCCTGTCACCAGGGTGTAGTGGTTGGGGTAGGTCTTGGTGATGAACACGTTTGTCACCTGCCTGACGTGCACCCCGCTCTCCATGGCGTAGTGGAAGTTGGGAGTGGGCACCCTGTAGATGTAATCCCAGCGAAAGCCATCGAACGACACCAGCAGCACCCCGGGCTGCGCTGCCTGCAGACACGGCACACTCGGAACAGAGAGTAGGAAAATCCCCAGGACTTTCCAGTAACTGCTCATGGCTGTTCTGGAAGGCATCTGTCCCCTCCTCTGAAACAACATGGCATCTGTTGAGCAGAGGCAGAAGTTGTCAAAGTTGTAACTTGGTTTTAACAATGAGTGGCTAAAATACTCCTCATGTATTTATATACTCTAAGATATATTTTACAAAAgcatgcagtgacaggacaaggggctgccAGAAGACAGggttagattagatattaggaagagaTTATTTACTGTGAGGGGGTGAGGCCCTGGAACaggtccagagaagctgtggctgccccatccatggaagtgctcaaggccaggctgcacagagctctgagcaacctggtctggtggaaggtgtccctgtccatgccAGGGGCTTGGGGCAAGATGACATtattaaggtcccttccaacaagccattctgtgattctaattCTGATCATAAGACTCAAGGATATTGACTCCTCCAAGCTATGACAGGCATTCCTCATCTAAGTCCTTATTATGTCCTTATCTGACAAAATATGACACATAATTTCACTTTGTATTGGTTTGTGCTCCCTTGCCCCAGTTTCCTCCTGTTCTTCTCAAACAATTTCTTGTTTAAAACTCAGATAATTACTCAAAGCAAGATCCGTGTAAGAACCCTCACACAGAACTTCCCTGTCTGTAACTGACCTAAAATTTCATGCTAATATTTCTCACTTCTTTTTCAACAGCATCATTTAACCACAAGACCAGATATTGCTCAATCCAATCCTGCATATGGGTGGTATCAATTTCGTTACAGTTCCATTTAGGTTCCCATTTTTCAGCAATCCTCTGGGACTCAATCACCTCTGAAATTCAGCTGAAAAACAGTGAATTTGCAATCAATAAACTCATCTTAATACTCAGAGTACATAAATATCCTAGTGAATATAAGAAGTTATGGTATAACAAGCATCTGAATACCACTGCAACAATGGAATGGGATCTGtgtctgccccatccctggaagtgtccgaGGCCAGGTcggacagggcttggaacaacctgggctggtgaaaggtgtccctgtccatggcaggggatgggaatgagatgaactttaaggtcccttccaacccaacctaCTCTGTGATTATAGGATTCTGTGACTTGCAGGCAGTAAAATGTTACACCAAACTTGTGTGTCTCTCAAAATTAAAATCCAGGCCTTTAGTTCTGCTAAGAACAATCTGACATTCCAGAGACTTAATTCCCCTTTCAGCAAACAACACAAACCTAAAGGCTACAGATTACCTTAGATCCACCTGATGGGGGATTTCTTCCAGCTAAACCTGAAGGACGAAGGGACAACACAATGTTGTGTTCATCGGAATCCCAGCTGCCAAATTAGACATAGCCCATAAATCCCCCTTCTGGGGAGGGACATGTATAGATTGAAGTGAAATCAAGTCTCGGCTTCTGAATTTACACTACTAATGATCTCATCATGATCTATAATTCTTTTATTCTAATTCCTTCACTGCATGCTctcaataaataataaatgacaactggtttgttttttttccaaggccTTCTCATACTGCTCTTCTGCGGATACAGCCTAAGCACATCCCCTGACCCGGCTCTCTGCAGAACTCTGGGCACCCGAGGGGCTCTGTGGGGACGAACCCACCgcactgccaagggcaggagctgccacaCGGACACATGGACGGACAAGACAGAGAAGCGCCCCGGGCCCCGCTCAGCGGCCGCCGGAGCCCAGCCCACGCGAATGCCGAGCCCAGGCCGCCATTCCCCACATGCAGCGCCCACACACCCACCAACCCGGGCCGGAGGAGGCCACgcaccccccgagccccggagccgccgccgttaCCTGTGGGGCCGCGGAGCAGCGGgtccggcccggccccgcccgggagcggccccggcgcCGTCACTCAGAGCGTGCGGGGCGGGCCCGGCGGGAGGGGGACGCGGAATTACGGAGGCACGGCGTCTTTTGGGTCGGGAGAGAGCTCTGGGAGCACAGATCCAGCCTGTGGCCGAGCACCACCGCGTCAGCTGAACCGCGGCCCtcagtgccatgtccagtctttccttGAACGCCTCCAGGGACGGTGACTCCACGGCCTTGCTCGGCAGCCAGTTCCAGTGCCGAATCCTCATTTCTGTGAAGACATTGTTCCTAATGTCCAGCCGAAAGCTCCCTTAATTCAGCTTGAGGCCATGTCCTCTTGTCTTgtccttgttccctgggagcagagcgcgacccccacctggctgtcccctcctgtcaggagctgtgcagagccagaatgtcccccctgagcctccttttctccaggctgagcccctttccagctcccccagctggTGCTCCTGATGCTCCAGAcctttccccagctctgttgcccttccctgacacgctccagcccctgaATGTCCATCCTGAACTGAGGGGCCTAgaactgggcacagccctggaggTGACCTGAGCAGTGCCCAGCGCAGgggacagtccctgccctggccctgctgccacatCGTTCCTGGTACAGCCCAGGTGcctttggccttcttggccacctgggcacagctgggccatgttcagctgctgttcccagcaCACCAGGTCACAGGTGAGGTGACCTCGGGTGGTTTTCCCCGGTACAGCCCTGGCACGGATGTCACAAGGGTTGTAAGGGCGTTGCTGCATGTCATAGAgcttgggcagggctggctctgctgacTGAAAAACAAGGAGTAAAATTCATTCTCTGGATATCTGGAAGTGCTTCTTCAGttacaaataataataattttaaaattgctgTTTTTCTATCagccttttttctcctcttgtgTTCTGAAGCTCTAAATTTTCcatttgcttcccagaagatgctTTTCCCCACCTTTTGTTGTCCAGACCCACAGCTATGTCCTGGAATGAAAATGAATTTATCCTTCCCCATCTCACTAGAATCTAAACTGCTGAACTGGACAAAAATCCAAGCTAGGTTTCCCACCTTTCCTAGTTGAGGATCTGTGCTACATATGAGTCCAAAGTCTATGTCCTGTGTATGTACACAAACCCCACCCCAATTCATGGTAGTGTACAAAACCTCTTCTTACTGGTGCATGGgaacacagaatcatagaattgtcaAGGTTGCACACAGGCACTGCCTACTGActgaataaattaataattatttatatatttatatttctaattttctatttttatatgtatatctatatacatatatgtgaTACCTTTCTCCCTTTCACCATACCACCAGGGATTGTACTGGGGAACAAGGCTCTTCTAATTGTTTACTTaatgtcttttttccccctccttcatTACTGCTGTCCTGTTACAGGTGTGAGGCTGAGCTAGTCCAAGCCCTGAGAATCAcattgctgctgtgcctggtAGAACCTGCATGGAtgttgctgctctgctcctgtagGACAAAATCCATCATCTGATTCCTGGCTGTGAACCCCACCAGAAACTttggagaaatggaaaaaaggaaatagttGTTATAAAACTGCACCTGTGTGTATTGAAATCTCTTGCTGGGTGTCCCTCAACAGCAATGTGCTGTCCCACATTGTTACTCGTTAGCTAGAAAAAACTGTGCTCACATTTGCTGTTGGTTCAGGTTTGATTTTCTGGGATCTAGAAATGTTGGGAGCTGCCTCTGCAGTGGCTGGGATCAGTCACTAGAGGGTACAGGTGCACCTGGATTTAAGGAACAACATGAATGCtggaaattttaatatttgccttGGATGCCAGAAATGGCTCAGCTGCTTAACACtgatataaaatgaaagcaaagcACGGACAAGGAGTTTGCTAATTCCACCAAAATGTTTAATACCATAATAGATTTTCATTGAAGTACAGCGCTAATGTGAATATTTGTACAAAATATGTGGTTAAAAATAGTATTGATTTATAATATATACAGATATGTCACATCCGTGTCAGAAATGCAGACACTCGAATGAAACCATGAGCAATGCTTTTAAATCTACAACAACATACACGAAATATTTCTGCAGCTACCCACAGTAGGACAACTTGCCAAACTGACACTTAAGGATCCACCAGTCCTTACAGATGGCATTTCTGTCAGAAGTTTCTGTACAAGAACTCTGCTCTAAAATGGATTCAAAACATTTACCTTCATTAACCCAACAGTGAAGAGAACACATCTGTGTGACACTAATGTAGACACAACTTTCTCGCACTAGATATATGATCAGTTACAATAATTTGTTAAAAGAAGGCTGATTTTCTGGTGAGAACAATAGAGAGGTTTAATCTTTCTTGCTGGGTACTCTTAATGTTGTGAGTGAGCCCCTGATTCAAATGGGCTCTTAATACAGCTCTCAGGTACATGACTCTGCATCCTGAAGTCTGTTTTAAGGTTCTGAATATCTTAATTTTTCATTAACTTCAAGGCTGCTCACACTTCACAGCTTTCCCAGCCTTACTCCAGCAAGAACCTCCCTAAAAAAAGTCCCTATTTAAGCTTTGTAGCTGCAGCATCAGGACACAATCCTATATTAAGGTGACTCTTGCTGCAGCCCCGGAATCTGTGTAGTTACTGAACAAACTGACAGAAGGGGAGAGACAATTCAGGCTGGTTTTTTAAAGCTTTCTGAGCATCTCTGCAGTAGGGACTTTCTTGGTTCCTGCCATTCCATccagagtgctgctgctgttctgcttcTAACAGTGCTGGCTTCTCTCCCCTCCAAGCCAAAGCAAATATACTCCACACTTCAAATAGACCTGTGGGAAAGAGCTTTTACAACACTTCCTCCCTTGTCCTTTTACCCCTGAATGCTGCAGTCTACATGTATTCAAAAAAGAGCACAGCTACTGTTAAAAAAACATCTCTTTTTAAGAGGAACCTGGAATATTGAAATGTGCTGTACTCCCCCAGATGATGGGTGAAACCAGGAAAAgcagtgtttggggtttttgctaGTGTAACTCACTAGTCAAGAGCATTGCATGATGCTGAGCATAAATGAGGGTCTGGTTAGGACTTTAATCCAtagctggttttgttttttgataAACCAGAATTAAAAGTGATCTCTTAGGCAAAAGGGAATCAAGGACATGCAAAAGTATTTCTTTCACACTAGTATGTGAGAGAAAGCCTGAAACTGCAAAAAATTGAGTGCTGAGGTGTTTGCCACTCAAGAAGGACCAAAAATAAATTCAGTGAGTATTTTTCAGAGGATCTGAAAGTGCTGTGACAGTGATCAGTCTGGTCCTCTGGGACACAGctctctgccatccccagcTGAAGCCCTGAATCTCATttcccagtgctgtgtccagtgccAGGCACAGTGGAGGAGCCACAGCCAGCACGTCACACACACAGCATTTCAGTTGGGTGGATGAAGAAACTCATGGTGGTGGGGGAAGCTCTTCTGGTGCTCAAAGTGAAGAATAAACCAGGCTTCCTGCCTTTCACCTCTAAAAGAGATGGTAAGAACCCCAGAAGAAGTTCACTATTACTTGTTTTTCTGATTAAAACACAGAGGTTAAGCCCTGTCCTTTTCAAAGGAATTAAAGAGCTCAGAGTTTACTTCTCCAGTGAGGCTTCTTAAGTGGATCTAATTTTCAGAATTATGAACAATCATCCTTTGAGAAATGAAGATTTCTGTGTGCCAGGCACACAGAAAAACAGATCATTTTTTCAAATCCAGATTTGAGCAATTCAATATCAGAATTTCACAGGACAGTTATCAGCAAACTCATCTCCCAGTTTCCAGTCTTTTGCAAGACCCAGCACAAACTGATGCAAGAGACAACAATTAGttaaaatttttataaaaatgaaTGCTGACAGACCTTTtaccccagcctggctggcagcTGGATGCCATGTTCCTTGTGCAAGCACTCATGGCCACAGCATCACCCATGATTATAAAAGCACAGTGAGAACCACATCAGGGCTCTGGGACGTGCTGGGCTTTTGCTCACCAGGGACTGCACTGCAGCTTTTTTTGTGTACACTGAGCCAAATCCACAGCAAGCCAGAGCAAGTTCACATGACTGTGAAACTGCAGCAGCTTAAAATGGAACATGGCATAGCCTGCCAACAAGAAGGCTGCTTTCCCCTTAATTGCTACTGAAGCAGAGTTTGGCCTATGTCACACGTTTAAGCATTTTCAGTTCTAGCAGGGGTATACACCACACTACTCAGTTTATTGATATAGTTTAACTCTTTAAATGTTGCTTTTCCAAACACCAGTGCAAGCAGAACACAAAAATACTGTTTgccatatttattattttaaactaAGCTCTGAATTATACAAGTGTAAAAGTGATTAATTAGCCAGTAGCTTTTTAATACTCCTATAAAATATGACTAAATAGAATATTTCAAAAGTTATGTACAATACAATGGAAAAGCTCATGGCATCTGTGACAGTGCTCAGACAAACCACTGGAATTGCATCCTTCCAGGAGTTCAGTCCATTCCTCAATACAAACAACCATCTTATTTTTGCTGAAAGCTTTTACAGTGTTGCTGAAtgggacagagcagggggaaagaccaaaataaaaccaacccaCCCTTCTCACCTAATTTAGAATCAAATTAGTGCTACAAAATTTATGCATGGGGAGAATTTTTTACAACCTAAAACACTTTACAGTGGCTATGGCTGTGGTCTTGCTATGGTTGAGGAAGGGATGCTCTTGCTATATTTTCTTGGCTGAAAACAAAGTTTACTGGAGTGTGTCTGTGTATGTTAGGAAGGGGGGAGTTTGCACACTTGTCTTAATTACAAAAATCAAGGCCACAAAAATTACTTGTTTTGTTCCAAAAGAGCAGATTCTAAAACACTCTTTCTCCATGCACTGGAAATGTTTTCATGCTTTAAACTGTAGTGAGGAAGTCATTAAAATGTCAGTTTCATTTCTGAAGAGGTCAGAAAGGACAAGTAGGCAGCAGGcaacagaagcagcagctgtaCTCCCCTGATTTCCTTCTTTTAATTTccaaagagcagcaggagccatgtCCACCCTTCAGAGGCCCCAGGGCATcacctccagctgctccctccagctcctgcttcgGGGAGGAAATTAAAAGGATGTAGGTTGTGCCACCGTGCCTCAGGAGCCACAGTGTAACACTGAGGCTCCATTCTTCCAGGGCTCCACCAGGACAGAACCCCTGACACCCTGTGAGAAGTGCAAATCAGAGTGGCTGACCTCAGAAAAGCAAATTCCCACTCAAATTAGTAGGGGCTCTGCCTGTGATTTACTGAACAGGACAACTCTCCTTCCAGATAGTCAGCATTTTGTGGAAGAAGCATTCTTTCCATGTCAGGCAAGAACCAGCCTTTAGTAAAACACTAGCTTCTCTCAAGAGTCACAAATGCTTATAGTTTGATAATACGGATATTATTCCAATAATACatgaaacactttttttttttttttaggaaaatgaTCATTAGTTTATCACATACAGGTGATATATAAGCTTTGACCATAGAGACTGCTTTGAATTTTCAGGTTTGTAATTGTGTTTCTATTTCAATGCTCCAAGCAATGAGCCatgtcctgctgcctcctgggtAGCACCACACAGCTTTCCAAAGCACGGAGTACTCACTGAATGGGGCCTCGTTTTAAATCTGTTTGAAAATGCACTTTGAGGAAAGAACATTTAAGGTCCAGTGCTTTAATTTGCAGTGTAGTTTTACATCATTTGAGGCCAAAGTACTTAGTTCAGAACCATGTCTCTCCAAAGTTTGAGGACATGGATACAAGGACAAGACTTGGCCTCCTACAGTCTTGCCTGTAAA
This sequence is a window from Zonotrichia albicollis isolate bZonAlb1 chromosome 3, bZonAlb1.hap1, whole genome shotgun sequence. Protein-coding genes within it:
- the ENPP5 gene encoding ectonucleotide pyrophosphatase/phosphodiesterase family member 5 isoform X1 — protein: MLFQRRGQMPSRTAMSSYWKVLGIFLLSVPSVPCLQAAQPGVLLVSFDGFRWDYIYRVPTPNFHYAMESGVHVRQVTNVFITKTYPNHYTLVTGLYAESHGIVANEMYDPVLNETFSLNKMNTHNSKFWEEASPIWVTNQREGHKSGAAMWPGTDVKIHGVLPTHYMPYNESVPFEDRVAKLIKWFTSEDPINFGLLYWEQPDESGHFLGPDSPFMGAVIRDIDRKLGYLISELKKAKLWDVINVIVTSDHGMSQSSSERLIELDQYVSRELYAVIDHSPAVAILPKEGKLDEVYEALANAHPNMTVYKKEQIPDRFHYKHNRKIQPILAVADKGWEIVQNKSDGFLLGNHGYDNTVPEMHPIFLAVGPAFRKNATKQFMNATDLYPLLCHLLGISPLPNNGSFSAVKDILAEKVPGGRSADSYSTVVGVFLGSLLVFVFTAVFVKHFVLAQPNSMQIRHTEAAQPLLQD
- the ENPP5 gene encoding ectonucleotide pyrophosphatase/phosphodiesterase family member 5 isoform X2 — encoded protein: MPSRTAMSSYWKVLGIFLLSVPSVPCLQAAQPGVLLVSFDGFRWDYIYRVPTPNFHYAMESGVHVRQVTNVFITKTYPNHYTLVTGLYAESHGIVANEMYDPVLNETFSLNKMNTHNSKFWEEASPIWVTNQREGHKSGAAMWPGTDVKIHGVLPTHYMPYNESVPFEDRVAKLIKWFTSEDPINFGLLYWEQPDESGHFLGPDSPFMGAVIRDIDRKLGYLISELKKAKLWDVINVIVTSDHGMSQSSSERLIELDQYVSRELYAVIDHSPAVAILPKEGKLDEVYEALANAHPNMTVYKKEQIPDRFHYKHNRKIQPILAVADKGWEIVQNKSDGFLLGNHGYDNTVPEMHPIFLAVGPAFRKNATKQFMNATDLYPLLCHLLGISPLPNNGSFSAVKDILAEKVPGGRSADSYSTVVGVFLGSLLVFVFTAVFVKHFVLAQPNSMQIRHTEAAQPLLQD